In uncultured Cohaesibacter sp., a genomic segment contains:
- a CDS encoding peptidoglycan DD-metalloendopeptidase family protein, with protein MSLALALTLMLPPGICPTAAEETPTTPPEATAPEQGTPPGQGTPTAQTSQQSATAASNREDQPPRPEKTEAELQAERALEARLKARKDQEEVLTELEASIALSKQKQNDLRKEVAQLKSDRETIQSDMLATGARITTLETSISTREDRLKALFSDQTELKVSLAEQRDSLSEILAALQRIGRNPPPALVIRPNEALNAVRSAILLSTLVPEIRVEANALATQLSELVRLQKDIEDEKGALQTNLAKLQEEQERLDLLIAKKKAQEETSMQAARKEEERTSELAAKARTLEQLINGMEKEIEAARFAVKEAKEAEKRALEQEIETKKQKIAALKDAARLSPAIPFVKMKGLMHVPANGAVIKGYGRNDGFGGQTKGMSVATRIGAQVTSPADGWIVYAGPFRSFGKLLIINAGDGYHIVLSGMDEIYPEVGSFVLANEPVGKMQQTKLASSDLVDANATRPVLYIELRKDGVAIDPSPWWTADLREKADG; from the coding sequence GTGTCCCTTGCGCTTGCCCTCACCCTGATGCTTCCGCCCGGCATCTGCCCAACAGCCGCCGAGGAAACACCCACCACGCCGCCAGAGGCGACAGCACCAGAACAGGGCACGCCTCCAGGACAGGGCACTCCGACAGCGCAGACCTCTCAGCAAAGCGCTACCGCCGCGTCCAATAGAGAGGACCAGCCCCCCAGGCCAGAGAAGACAGAAGCGGAGCTTCAGGCCGAACGCGCCCTTGAGGCGCGGCTCAAGGCCCGCAAGGATCAGGAAGAGGTGCTGACCGAACTCGAAGCAAGCATCGCCCTTTCGAAACAGAAACAGAACGACCTGCGCAAGGAAGTCGCCCAGCTGAAATCCGACCGCGAAACCATCCAGAGCGACATGCTGGCAACAGGCGCGCGCATCACCACGCTTGAAACATCCATCTCCACGCGGGAAGACCGGCTGAAGGCGCTCTTCTCCGACCAGACTGAACTCAAGGTTTCGCTGGCCGAGCAGCGGGATTCCCTCTCCGAAATTCTCGCGGCCCTGCAGAGGATCGGCCGCAACCCGCCTCCGGCCCTTGTCATCCGGCCCAACGAGGCGCTCAACGCCGTCCGCTCCGCCATTCTGCTGTCCACGCTGGTGCCAGAGATCCGCGTCGAGGCCAATGCGCTGGCCACCCAGCTCTCCGAGCTCGTCCGCCTGCAAAAGGACATCGAGGACGAAAAGGGCGCTCTGCAAACAAACCTTGCCAAATTGCAGGAAGAGCAGGAACGTCTCGACCTCCTCATCGCCAAGAAGAAGGCGCAGGAAGAGACCAGCATGCAAGCCGCGCGCAAGGAGGAAGAGCGAACATCCGAACTGGCGGCCAAGGCGCGCACACTCGAGCAGCTGATCAACGGCATGGAAAAGGAGATCGAAGCGGCCCGATTTGCCGTCAAGGAAGCCAAGGAAGCCGAGAAAAGAGCGCTTGAGCAGGAAATCGAGACAAAAAAGCAGAAGATAGCCGCATTAAAAGATGCAGCCCGCCTTTCTCCTGCCATACCTTTTGTTAAGATGAAGGGACTTATGCATGTACCTGCCAATGGTGCCGTTATAAAGGGCTATGGCAGGAACGACGGATTTGGTGGCCAGACCAAGGGCATGTCCGTGGCAACGCGCATCGGCGCACAGGTCACGAGCCCGGCAGATGGCTGGATTGTATATGCAGGGCCCTTCCGGTCCTTCGGTAAACTCTTGATTATCAACGCCGGAGACGGCTACCATATCGTTCTGTCAGGCATGGACGAGATATACCCCGAAGTTGGCAGTTTTGTTTTGGCCAACGAGCCTGTAGGAAAGATGCAACAGACAAAACTGGCCTCAAGCGATCTAGTGGATGCAAACGCGACCCGGCCAGTGCTATATATTGAATTGAGAAAAGATGGTGTTGCGATCGATCCTTCACCATGGTGGACAGCAGATTTAAGGGAAAAGGCAGACGGATGA
- the rlmH gene encoding 23S rRNA (pseudouridine(1915)-N(3))-methyltransferase RlmH: MKLVISAIGRQKAGPETDLVARYLDRAQKAGRALGLNGPDILEFTESRARNTQERKTQEAEQTLAALPAGAFIVALDEHGKNMSSEDFAKLIDRERNQGTPAMAFCLGGPDGHGQALLGAANAKLALGAMTWPHQIARILLSEQIYRAMTILSGHPYHRS; this comes from the coding sequence ATGAAGCTTGTTATCAGCGCAATCGGACGGCAGAAGGCCGGTCCGGAAACGGATCTCGTCGCGCGTTATCTCGACCGGGCACAGAAGGCCGGCAGAGCCTTGGGCCTCAACGGGCCGGACATTCTCGAGTTTACCGAGAGCCGGGCCCGCAACACCCAGGAACGCAAGACACAGGAAGCCGAGCAGACCCTCGCGGCCCTGCCCGCTGGTGCCTTCATCGTTGCGCTGGATGAACATGGCAAGAACATGTCGAGCGAAGACTTTGCCAAGCTGATCGACAGGGAACGCAATCAGGGCACGCCAGCCATGGCCTTCTGCCTTGGCGGCCCGGATGGACACGGACAGGCGCTGCTGGGCGCGGCCAATGCCAAGCTGGCTCTGGGGGCCATGACCTGGCCCCATCAGATCGCCCGCATCCTGCTTTCCGAACAGATCTACCGCGCCATGACCATTCTTTCCGGCCATCCCTACCACCGCAGCTGA
- the rsfS gene encoding ribosome silencing factor, translating into MPEGPSPIRLVSGRKDPEQALAVILSSLDESKAEDILSIDLRGKSALADYMVITSGRSHRHVGAVADRLLRDLKDNGFGSANVEGLPSCDWVLIDTGDIIVHIFRPEVRAFYNIEKMWAAETDDDL; encoded by the coding sequence ATGCCTGAAGGTCCGTCTCCCATCCGCCTCGTTTCGGGTCGCAAGGATCCTGAACAGGCCCTCGCAGTGATCCTCTCCAGCCTTGATGAATCCAAGGCCGAAGACATCCTGTCCATCGACTTGCGCGGCAAGTCCGCTCTTGCCGATTACATGGTCATCACATCCGGTCGTTCCCACCGACATGTCGGTGCCGTTGCTGATCGTCTCCTCCGAGACCTCAAGGACAACGGTTTTGGCAGTGCCAACGTGGAAGGTCTGCCCAGCTGCGACTGGGTCCTGATCGACACCGGCGACATCATCGTTCACATCTTCCGCCCGGAAGTCCGCGCATTCTACAATATCGAGAAAATGTGGGCAGCGGAAACAGACGACGATCTCTGA
- a CDS encoding nicotinate-nucleotide adenylyltransferase has protein sequence MTRSRIYSNDLPPVTPGLRIGLYGGSFNPAHNGHRHVAVTAMKRLQLDRVWCLVTPGNPLKDIRELPPLGVRLAKTASVMDHPRIDVTGVEAKANTRYTAETLDWLLIRARAANFVWLMGADNLKQFHKWQRWQDILHKIPVAIVDRPGYSLSPLNALAARNFAWARLASNKAATLATAQCPAWTFIHGPRSDLSSTALRQSAKAQGAQNA, from the coding sequence ATGACACGATCCCGCATCTATTCAAACGATCTGCCACCCGTCACCCCCGGCCTGCGTATCGGCCTTTACGGGGGCAGCTTCAATCCGGCGCACAACGGCCACCGGCATGTGGCCGTCACCGCCATGAAGCGCTTGCAGCTGGACCGTGTCTGGTGCCTGGTCACACCCGGCAACCCGTTGAAGGACATAAGAGAACTGCCGCCGCTCGGGGTTCGTCTGGCAAAGACCGCCAGCGTCATGGACCACCCGCGGATCGACGTCACCGGGGTGGAGGCAAAGGCCAACACCCGCTACACCGCAGAAACCCTTGACTGGTTGCTGATCCGTGCCCGTGCGGCCAACTTTGTCTGGCTCATGGGGGCGGACAATCTTAAGCAATTTCACAAGTGGCAACGCTGGCAGGATATTTTGCACAAAATCCCTGTTGCCATTGTGGACCGCCCCGGCTACAGTCTGTCACCGCTTAACGCACTGGCAGCCCGGAATTTTGCATGGGCGCGGCTCGCTTCCAACAAGGCAGCAACGCTCGCGACAGCGCAATGCCCTGCTTGGACCTTCATCCACGGTCCCCGCTCGGACTTGTCTTCCACCGCACTGAGGCAAAGCGCAAAAGCCCAAGGCGCGCAGAATGCGTAA
- a CDS encoding glutamate-5-semialdehyde dehydrogenase, with protein sequence MNDMTGTVTDIMNALGAKARQAARNLANAPTEQKDKALSEAAKAMRASTDAILEANAKDIAKGKEEGMAASFLDRLTLSRDRIEAIAAGLDAIVRLPDPVGSIMAGWDRPNGLHIERVRTPLGVIGVIYESRPNVTADAGALCLKAGNASILRGGSDSYHSSRAIHACLVAGLESAGLSADCIQIVPTTDRAAVGEMLKGLGGNLDVIVPRGGKGLVGRVQAEARVPVFSHLEGICHVYIDKDADPAKAEAITVNAKMRRTGICGAAETLLIDRTVADTLGKSVLQALSKSGCLIRGTKEIQALLPAAELANEEDWSTEYLDAIISARLVDGVDGAIDHIAHYSSNHTESIITEDQGAADKFLKEVDSAIVMHNASTQFADGGEFGMGAEIGIATGRMHARGPVGLEQLTSFKYRVHGSGQTRP encoded by the coding sequence ATGAATGACATGACAGGGACCGTAACCGACATCATGAACGCGCTGGGTGCAAAAGCTCGTCAGGCTGCGCGAAACCTGGCCAATGCCCCGACGGAACAGAAGGACAAGGCCCTCAGCGAAGCAGCAAAGGCCATGCGCGCCAGCACCGACGCCATTCTGGAAGCCAACGCCAAGGACATTGCCAAGGGCAAGGAAGAGGGCATGGCCGCGTCCTTTCTCGATCGCCTGACCCTTAGCCGCGACCGTATTGAAGCCATCGCCGCCGGACTGGACGCCATCGTCCGCCTGCCCGACCCCGTCGGCAGCATCATGGCGGGCTGGGATCGTCCCAACGGCCTGCATATCGAGCGCGTGCGCACGCCCCTCGGCGTCATCGGCGTAATCTACGAGAGCCGCCCCAACGTCACCGCCGACGCCGGAGCCCTGTGCCTGAAGGCGGGCAATGCCTCCATCCTGCGCGGCGGCTCGGACAGCTATCATTCGTCCCGCGCCATTCATGCCTGTCTGGTTGCAGGGCTTGAGAGCGCCGGTCTGTCGGCGGACTGCATCCAGATTGTCCCCACCACCGATCGGGCGGCAGTTGGCGAAATGCTCAAGGGGCTGGGTGGCAACCTCGACGTCATCGTGCCCCGTGGCGGCAAAGGCCTTGTCGGCCGTGTCCAGGCCGAAGCCCGTGTGCCTGTCTTCTCCCATCTGGAAGGCATTTGCCATGTCTATATCGACAAGGACGCCGATCCCGCGAAGGCTGAAGCCATCACCGTCAACGCCAAGATGCGCCGCACCGGCATTTGCGGCGCCGCAGAGACGCTGTTGATCGACCGGACTGTCGCCGACACGCTGGGCAAATCGGTTTTGCAGGCGCTGAGCAAGTCTGGCTGCCTGATCAGGGGCACGAAAGAAATCCAGGCCCTGTTGCCTGCTGCCGAACTGGCCAACGAGGAAGACTGGTCGACCGAATATCTCGATGCGATCATCTCCGCCAGACTGGTGGATGGTGTCGACGGTGCCATCGATCACATCGCCCACTACAGCTCGAACCACACCGAGAGCATCATCACCGAGGATCAGGGCGCGGCCGACAAGTTCCTCAAGGAAGTGGACAGCGCCATCGTTATGCACAATGCCTCGACCCAGTTTGCCGATGGTGGAGAGTTCGGCATGGGCGCGGAAATCGGCATCGCGACGGGCCGCATGCATGCGCGCGGGCCGGTCGGACTGGAACAGTTGACCAGTTTCAAGTACCGTGTGCATGGCTCAGGGCAGACCCGGCCGTGA
- the proB gene encoding glutamate 5-kinase, whose translation MRLEDQKRIVVKIGSATLVDEKTGRLRAAWLQTLIDDIAMLKTQGKEIIIVSSGAIALGRRKVKLPKGKLRLHESQAAAAIGQIALGEAYADALHKVDMTTGQVLLTLGDTEERRRYLNARATLATMLKLGAVPIINENDTVATTEIKFGDNDRLAARVATMISADCLILLSDIDGLYTAPPAKDPNAQHIPVIEHITPEIEAMAGSAGSALAKGGMTTKIAAAKIAVNAGTAMIIANGSGYNPLKAIMDGGKHSWFVPKSNPITQRKRWINGNLEPHGTITLDDGAVHALMSGKSLLPAGVLRLEGDFTKGDALIIRDSTGLEIARGLVAYDRSEADQIKGCKSSQIADILGYDGRAELIHRDDMVISGSEHGDHFDHDDHDDHDDHDGRP comes from the coding sequence GTGAGACTTGAAGATCAAAAGAGGATTGTCGTCAAAATCGGATCGGCAACCCTCGTGGATGAAAAGACAGGACGTCTGCGCGCCGCCTGGCTGCAAACCCTGATTGATGACATCGCCATGCTCAAGACACAGGGCAAGGAAATCATCATCGTCTCGTCGGGAGCCATCGCCCTTGGCCGCAGAAAGGTCAAGCTGCCCAAGGGCAAGCTGCGGCTGCATGAAAGTCAAGCCGCAGCCGCCATTGGCCAGATCGCACTGGGCGAAGCCTATGCCGACGCCCTGCACAAGGTGGACATGACCACCGGTCAGGTGCTGCTGACCCTTGGCGACACAGAAGAGCGCCGCCGCTATCTCAACGCCCGCGCAACGCTGGCCACCATGCTCAAGCTCGGCGCCGTACCGATCATCAACGAGAATGACACCGTGGCAACGACGGAAATCAAGTTCGGCGACAACGACCGACTGGCCGCCCGTGTTGCCACCATGATCAGCGCCGACTGCCTCATCCTGCTGTCCGATATCGATGGTCTCTATACGGCGCCTCCTGCCAAGGACCCGAACGCCCAGCATATCCCCGTGATCGAGCATATCACGCCGGAGATCGAGGCCATGGCCGGCAGCGCCGGTTCCGCACTTGCCAAGGGTGGCATGACCACCAAGATCGCCGCCGCCAAGATCGCCGTCAACGCGGGCACTGCGATGATCATCGCCAACGGCAGCGGCTACAACCCGCTCAAAGCGATCATGGATGGCGGCAAGCACAGCTGGTTCGTGCCCAAATCCAACCCGATCACCCAGCGCAAGCGCTGGATCAACGGCAATCTGGAACCACACGGCACGATCACGCTGGACGATGGCGCAGTCCACGCCCTGATGAGCGGCAAGAGCCTGCTGCCAGCTGGCGTGCTGCGGCTGGAAGGCGATTTTACCAAGGGTGACGCCCTGATCATCCGGGATTCCACCGGGCTGGAAATCGCCCGTGGTCTTGTCGCCTATGACCGGTCGGAAGCCGACCAGATCAAGGGCTGCAAATCCTCGCAAATTGCCGATATCCTCGGCTATGATGGCCGGGCGGAACTGATCCACCGGGACGACATGGTCATCAGCGGCAGCGAACATGGCGACCACTTTGACCATGATGATCATGACGATCATGACGATCATGATGGCCGACCGTGA
- the obgE gene encoding GTPase ObgE — protein sequence MKFLDQAKVFVRSGDGGAGCISFRREKYIALGGPDGGDGGKGGDVIVECVNGLNTLIDYRFKQHFKAETGVHGMGRNRNGRNGKDIVLRVPVGTQILEEDNETILADLTEEGQTYVLAKGGNGGFGNTHFKSSTNQAPRYANPGLEGQEMYVWLRLKLIADAGLVGLPNAGKSTFLSSVSSAKPKVADYPFTTLHPNLGVVGIDTREFVMADIPGLIEGAHEGLGIGDRFLGHVERCRVLLHLVDATQENYLDAYRIIRGELEAYDQGLGEKDEIVALTKIDSLTDEDIAEKMDAFEAAYGFRPHAISAVARTNMDTILRALLDKIDEENTREGKAGEEPEAWRP from the coding sequence ATGAAATTTCTCGACCAGGCAAAGGTCTTTGTTCGCTCCGGCGATGGCGGGGCAGGCTGCATTTCCTTCCGCCGTGAAAAATACATCGCATTGGGTGGCCCCGATGGTGGTGATGGCGGCAAGGGCGGCGATGTGATTGTCGAATGCGTCAATGGCCTCAACACGCTCATCGACTATCGCTTCAAGCAGCATTTCAAGGCTGAGACCGGCGTCCACGGCATGGGACGGAACCGCAACGGCCGCAACGGCAAGGACATCGTCCTGCGCGTGCCCGTCGGCACCCAGATCCTGGAAGAAGACAACGAAACCATTCTCGCCGACCTCACAGAAGAAGGCCAGACCTATGTGCTGGCCAAGGGCGGCAACGGCGGTTTTGGCAACACCCATTTCAAGTCGTCGACCAATCAGGCGCCGCGCTATGCAAACCCCGGCCTGGAAGGCCAGGAGATGTATGTCTGGCTGCGCCTCAAGCTGATTGCCGATGCCGGGCTCGTCGGATTGCCAAACGCCGGCAAATCGACCTTCCTGTCATCGGTCTCCTCGGCCAAGCCGAAGGTCGCCGACTATCCTTTCACCACCCTCCACCCCAATCTGGGCGTGGTTGGCATCGACACGCGCGAATTCGTCATGGCCGACATCCCCGGCCTGATCGAAGGCGCCCACGAGGGCCTCGGCATCGGCGACCGCTTCCTTGGTCATGTGGAGCGTTGCCGCGTTCTGCTGCATCTGGTCGATGCCACACAGGAGAATTATCTGGACGCCTACCGCATCATCCGGGGCGAGCTGGAAGCCTATGATCAAGGCTTGGGAGAAAAGGACGAAATCGTTGCATTGACCAAGATCGACTCCTTGACCGATGAGGACATTGCTGAAAAAATGGACGCATTCGAAGCCGCCTATGGCTTTCGCCCACATGCCATTTCCGCAGTCGCCCGCACCAACATGGACACGATTCTGCGCGCCCTTCTGGACAAGATCGACGAAGAGAACACACGCGAGGGAAAGGCTGGCGAAGAGCCGGAGGCCTGGCGACCGTGA
- a CDS encoding GNAT family N-acetyltransferase yields the protein MKIPALKSNRLLLRALQPEDAPAIEAQFSEPMANPGLARALHPDGKGHAAAWISAQATGTRGIALAITEGDRFLGTIGLEPSTIRSIGIFAPTIGYWLGAPFWGKGFMQEAVRCLLDWYLPFEPTERIGTSVFEANTRSLKVLEKLGFREVGRGSTYSQLLGKELPDIKLELTAQRYYEAI from the coding sequence ATGAAGATACCTGCCCTGAAGAGCAACAGGCTGCTTCTGCGCGCCCTTCAGCCAGAAGATGCCCCGGCGATTGAGGCCCAGTTTTCCGAGCCAATGGCCAACCCGGGCCTCGCCCGCGCGCTCCATCCGGACGGAAAAGGCCATGCTGCGGCATGGATCAGCGCGCAGGCAACCGGCACCCGTGGCATCGCTCTGGCCATCACCGAAGGCGACCGTTTTCTGGGCACCATCGGGCTTGAGCCATCAACGATAAGAAGCATCGGCATCTTCGCACCGACAATTGGCTATTGGCTTGGAGCCCCATTCTGGGGTAAAGGCTTTATGCAAGAAGCCGTACGATGCCTTCTTGACTGGTATCTGCCATTTGAACCGACAGAACGGATTGGCACATCAGTCTTCGAAGCCAACACCAGATCCCTGAAAGTTCTTGAAAAACTGGGCTTTCGCGAAGTGGGACGCGGCTCGACATACAGCCAGCTTCTGGGCAAGGAATTGCCGGACATCAAGCTTGAGCTGACAGCTCAACGATATTACGAGGCCATATAA
- a CDS encoding GNAT family N-acetyltransferase: MQFPALVSERLVLRSLRASDAPDLSTYCQDIEVTKYLAVVPHPYTEEDAQSWIASQDKGIAGINLGITHDDNLIGVVGIKASSERDVGIFAPTIGYWLAPAFWGKGFMQEAVRRLLDWYLPLEPTEKMCAAAFEDNPRSINLLKNIGFEEVRRGTGYSAARGEAVPEVIMELTSERFLQQRCA, from the coding sequence ATGCAGTTTCCAGCTCTTGTAAGTGAACGGCTTGTCCTGAGGTCTCTCAGGGCAAGTGACGCACCCGACCTCAGCACCTATTGTCAGGACATTGAGGTAACGAAATATCTGGCCGTCGTTCCCCATCCCTATACGGAGGAGGACGCGCAAAGCTGGATCGCCAGTCAGGACAAGGGGATAGCAGGCATCAACCTGGGCATCACCCATGACGACAACCTGATTGGCGTCGTCGGCATCAAGGCTTCGAGCGAACGGGACGTCGGCATCTTTGCCCCGACCATCGGCTACTGGCTGGCGCCTGCCTTCTGGGGCAAGGGCTTCATGCAGGAGGCGGTCCGCCGCCTGCTCGACTGGTACCTGCCGCTGGAACCGACGGAAAAGATGTGCGCCGCCGCCTTTGAAGACAACCCGCGCTCGATCAACCTATTGAAAAATATCGGGTTTGAAGAGGTCCGCCGTGGCACGGGCTACAGCGCCGCCCGGGGAGAAGCCGTGCCCGAGGTCATCATGGAGCTGACGTCCGAGCGGTTCCTGCAGCAAAGGTGCGCCTGA
- a CDS encoding GNAT family N-acetyltransferase: MLEIDESLRETEPDCREGSEIKPFLLRHPARTDLEPLVALANTPALTKNLCSNWLPISADGAKSWYLNQTEKTDPTEFPFIITNMTGALIGVICLQLEEDRKQAEVSVIIKRDHWQHGYATRAIQAVADFAFSSPNMNQPNLEALVARCRVSCGASRRIAEKCGFQYSGTGMAHSQHYKGMIPIDRYRLDRGVWSALRNWSGMGQKEMFSFGPNSGPDIYRMKGAA; encoded by the coding sequence ATGTTGGAAATAGATGAAAGTTTGCGTGAGACCGAGCCTGACTGTAGAGAGGGTTCGGAAATCAAACCTTTCCTGTTGCGCCATCCAGCTCGTACAGATCTGGAACCGCTGGTCGCCCTTGCCAATACCCCGGCCCTGACAAAGAACCTGTGCAGCAACTGGCTGCCGATTTCCGCCGACGGCGCGAAGTCCTGGTATCTCAATCAGACCGAGAAGACGGACCCAACCGAGTTCCCCTTCATCATCACCAATATGACTGGGGCCTTGATTGGCGTGATTTGTCTGCAGCTTGAAGAAGACCGAAAGCAGGCAGAAGTCAGCGTCATCATCAAGCGCGACCATTGGCAGCACGGTTACGCCACACGAGCCATTCAGGCTGTGGCAGATTTTGCATTTTCGAGCCCGAACATGAATCAGCCGAATCTGGAAGCGCTCGTGGCGCGCTGCCGGGTTTCCTGCGGCGCGTCCCGACGCATCGCCGAGAAATGCGGTTTCCAGTATAGCGGCACCGGAATGGCCCATTCCCAGCATTACAAGGGAATGATCCCGATCGATCGTTACCGCCTGGACCGGGGGGTCTGGTCGGCCCTGCGCAACTGGTCTGGCATGGGGCAAAAAGAGATGTTCTCTTTCGGGCCAAACAGTGGTCCTGACATATATCGCATGAAAGGAGCGGCGTGA
- the rpmA gene encoding 50S ribosomal protein L27 produces the protein MAHKKAGGSSRNGRDTAGRRLGVKKFGGELVIAGNIIIRQRGTKWHPGNNVGMGKDHTIFATVKGNVEFATKANGRTYVSVNPMAEAAE, from the coding sequence ATGGCACATAAAAAGGCAGGTGGTTCATCCCGTAACGGCCGCGATACAGCTGGCCGTCGTCTGGGCGTGAAAAAATTCGGCGGTGAACTTGTTATCGCAGGTAACATTATCATTCGTCAGCGCGGCACCAAATGGCACCCGGGCAACAATGTCGGCATGGGCAAAGACCACACCATCTTTGCGACCGTCAAAGGCAACGTAGAGTTCGCGACCAAAGCGAATGGCCGAACTTACGTGTCCGTGAACCCGATGGCGGAAGCGGCTGAATAA
- a CDS encoding 50S ribosomal protein L21, giving the protein MFAVIKTGGKQYTVSPEDVIKVEKLEGEAGETVVFDSVLLVGGEGDAQVGAPLVEGASVAAEIVDQGRGRKIIIFKKRRRQNSRRRNGHRQYFTTVKISEILTGGKAPVKAAKKATPAKEEPAADTAPLFTAPAEKDDLKKISGVGPVLEGKLNALGITSFAQIAAFTADDIAKIDDALNFKGRIERDNWLEQAAAFAAEK; this is encoded by the coding sequence ATGTTCGCAGTCATCAAAACCGGTGGTAAGCAGTACACTGTTTCCCCCGAAGATGTAATCAAGGTCGAAAAGCTCGAAGGCGAAGCTGGCGAAACCGTTGTCTTTGACAGCGTTCTGCTGGTTGGCGGCGAAGGCGATGCACAGGTTGGCGCTCCTCTCGTTGAAGGCGCATCTGTTGCAGCAGAGATTGTTGATCAGGGCCGTGGCCGCAAGATCATCATCTTCAAGAAACGCCGTCGTCAGAATTCCCGTCGTCGCAATGGCCATCGTCAGTATTTCACCACCGTCAAGATCTCCGAGATCCTGACCGGCGGCAAGGCTCCGGTAAAGGCTGCCAAGAAGGCAACCCCGGCCAAGGAAGAACCGGCAGCAGACACTGCTCCGCTCTTTACCGCTCCGGCTGAAAAAGACGACCTGAAAAAAATCTCTGGCGTTGGACCTGTTCTTGAAGGTAAACTGAACGCTCTGGGCATCACTTCTTTCGCTCAGATCGCAGCCTTCACTGCTGACGACATCGCCAAAATCGATGATGCGCTGAACTTCAAGGGCCGCATCGAACGTGACAACTGGCTTGAGCAGGCAGCTGCTTTTGCCGCTGAGAAATAA
- a CDS encoding MAPEG family protein encodes MQGPIIDLALYGPVFWAVYLLLAMVFVQALVASVAHRAQTSYVPGIVDETLGPESFVFRSHRTFVNSIENVPFMVALIALALASGFSPWWLSLLSWVYVAARACHMVTYYLVATRKNPSLRSYFFMLAVFAQLVLFVMLGLNWLS; translated from the coding sequence ATGCAAGGACCGATTATCGATCTGGCGCTCTATGGCCCCGTCTTCTGGGCGGTTTATCTGCTGCTGGCAATGGTATTCGTTCAGGCGCTGGTCGCTTCCGTCGCGCACCGGGCTCAGACGTCCTACGTCCCCGGCATTGTCGATGAAACGCTTGGCCCGGAGTCGTTCGTGTTTCGCAGCCATCGCACCTTCGTGAATTCCATCGAGAATGTGCCATTCATGGTCGCGCTGATTGCGTTGGCGCTGGCGAGCGGCTTCAGTCCTTGGTGGCTCTCGCTGCTGAGCTGGGTCTATGTTGCCGCGCGAGCCTGTCACATGGTGACCTATTATCTGGTGGCGACGCGGAAGAACCCGAGCCTGCGGAGCTATTTCTTCATGCTGGCGGTATTTGCTCAGTTGGTGCTGTTTGTAATGCTTGGCCTCAATTGGTTGTCATGA
- a CDS encoding amidohydrolase family protein: MTPDYLPFHPNPKKPDYVPPVGAVDAHCHVFGPAEIFPFAPERKYTPCDASKEQLFALRDFLGFSRNVIVQASCHGKNNDALLDALRTAGDKARGIAVVGPDITEAELQEMHEAGVRGVRFNFLKRLVDDTPKEVFRRIVDKIKPFGWHVIVYFEAQDLSELKPFLTSLPVTVVVDHMGRADVSKGVGDPAFQDFVSLLREHENFWTKVSCPERLSIKGLPYDDVIPFANYLVEQFPHRVLWGTDWPHPNMKSHMPDDGFLTDVIPMIAPSERQQHLLLVENPNRLYWAD; this comes from the coding sequence ATGACTCCCGACTATCTCCCGTTTCATCCCAATCCTAAGAAACCTGACTATGTTCCACCCGTAGGTGCGGTTGATGCTCATTGCCATGTCTTTGGTCCAGCTGAAATTTTTCCCTTCGCACCGGAACGCAAGTATACGCCGTGTGATGCCTCCAAGGAGCAACTGTTCGCTCTGAGGGACTTTCTGGGCTTCTCTCGCAATGTCATCGTTCAGGCCAGCTGTCACGGCAAGAACAATGACGCCCTGCTGGATGCCCTGCGGACTGCGGGCGACAAGGCAAGGGGCATCGCCGTGGTTGGGCCGGATATCACCGAGGCCGAGTTGCAGGAGATGCACGAAGCCGGGGTGCGCGGGGTGCGGTTCAACTTCCTAAAGCGTCTCGTAGATGATACGCCGAAAGAGGTTTTCCGCCGGATCGTCGACAAGATCAAGCCATTCGGCTGGCATGTGATTGTCTATTTCGAAGCGCAAGACCTGTCGGAGCTGAAACCGTTCCTCACGTCCCTGCCGGTCACGGTCGTGGTCGATCATATGGGACGGGCGGATGTTTCCAAGGGAGTTGGTGATCCGGCCTTTCAGGACTTTGTCTCTCTGCTGAGAGAGCATGAAAATTTCTGGACAAAAGTCAGTTGTCCGGAACGACTGTCGATCAAGGGCTTGCCCTATGACGATGTCATCCCCTTCGCGAACTATCTGGTGGAGCAGTTTCCGCATCGCGTGTTGTGGGGAACGGACTGGCCCCATCCGAACATGAAGAGCCACATGCCGGATGATGGTTTCCTGACCGACGTCATTCCCATGATCGCACCATCGGAACGGCAACAGCACCTGTTGCTGGTGGAGAATCCCAATCGGCTCTATTGGGCTGACTGA